A section of the Macadamia integrifolia cultivar HAES 741 chromosome 9, SCU_Mint_v3, whole genome shotgun sequence genome encodes:
- the LOC122088569 gene encoding pyruvate kinase, cytosolic isozyme: MATEFEMMRPKTKIVCTLGPASRSIPMIEKLLKAGMNVARFNFSHGSHEYHQETLDNLRTAMENTEILCAVMLDTKGPEIRTGFLKDGKPIQLKKGQEITVSTDYSIKGDENMISMSYKKIAEDLNPGSVILCADGTITLTVVSCNKKLGLVQCRCENSALLGERKNVNLPGVIVDLPTLTEKDKEDILVWGVPNKIDMIALSFVRKGSDLVEVRNLLGKHSKSILLMSKVENQEGVANFDDILANSDAFMVARGDLGMEIPIEKIFLAQKAMIYKCNMQGKPVVTATQMLESMIKSPRPTRAEATDVANAVLDGTDCVMLSGETAAGAYPELAVRTMAKICIEAECSLDYGAVFKRAMEAAPVPMSPLESLASSAVRTANSSKAALILVLTRGGSTAKLVAKYRPVMPILSVVVPEIKTDFFDWLISDEAPARHSLIFRGLVPVLTAGSARASHAESTEEALEFALQHAKAKGLCKIGDAVVALHRVESASVIKIVTVK, translated from the exons ATGGCGACTGAATTTGAGATGATGAGGCCTAAGACTAAGATTGTCTGCACGTTGGGTCCTGCATCGAGGTCCATTCCCATGATCGAAAAGCTTCTCAAGGCTGGTATGAACGTCGCTCGCTTCAACTTTTCACATGGGTCTCATGAATATCACCAAGAAACCCTAGATAATCTAAGGACAGCCATGGAAAACACTGAGATTCTCTGTGCGGTTATGTTGGACACTAAG GGGCCAGAAATTCGTACTGGGTTTTTGAAGGATGGCAAACCCATCCAACTAAAGAAGGGCCAAGAGATCACTGTCTCCACAGACTATAGCATCAAGGGTGATGAGAACATGATCAGCATGAGTTACAAAAAAATAGCTGAGGATTTGAATCCGGGAAGTGTGATACTCTGTGCTGATGGCACTATCACACTCACTGTTGTGTCTTGCAACAAGAAGTTGGGTTTAGTTCAATGCCGCTGTGAGAATTCTGCCCTTCTTGGTGAGAGGAAAAATGTAAATCTTCCAGGGGTTATTGTAGACCTCCCAACACTAACAGAGAAAGATAAGGAAGACATATTAGTGTGGGGGGTTCCTAATAAGATTGATATGATTGCTTTATCCTTCGTTCGCAAGGGTTCGGACCTTGTGGAGGTCCGAAATCTACTGGGCAAGCATTCGAAGTCCATCCTTCTCATGTCAAAG GttgaaaatcaagagggggtggCCAATTTTGATGATATACTGGCCAACTCAGATGCTTTTATGGTGGCACGAGGTGATCTAGGAATGGAAATTCCTATTGAGAAGATATTCTTAGCTCAGAAAGCGATGATATACAAGTGCAACATGCAAGGGAAACCTGTAGTTACTGCAACTCAAATGTTGGAGTCCATGATCAAGTCTCCACGGCCTACAAGAGCTGAGGCCACCGATGTTGCTAATGCAGTGCTTGATGGCACAGATTGTGTGATGCTCAGTGGGGAAACAGCTGCTGGGGCTTATCCCGAACTTGCTGTGCGAACCATGGCTAAGATTTGCATAGAAGCCGAGTGCTCCCTTGATTATGGAGCAGTGTTTAAACGGGCTATGGAAGCTGCACCTGTGCCCATGAGCCCATTGGAGAGTTTGGCATCTTCAGCAGTGCGGACTGCCAACTCTAGCAAAGCAGCTCTGATTTTGGTTCTAACCAGAGGGGGAAGCACTGCAAAGCTTGTGGCCAAGTACAGGCCTGTAATGCCAATCTTATCTGTGGTGGTTCCTGAGATAAAGACAGATTTTTTTGATTGGTTAATCAGCGACGAAGCTCCTGCAAGGCATAGCCTTATTTTCCGGGGGTTGGTCCCTGTTTTGACTGCAGGGTCTGCAAGGGCATCTCACGCAGAATCAACTGAGGAAGCATTAGAGTTTGCCCTTCAACATGCAAAGGCAAAGGGTCTGTGCAAGATTGGTGATGCAGTTGTTGCATTGCACCGAGTAGAGTCTGCTTCTGTAATCAAGATTGTGACTGTGAAATGA